Proteins co-encoded in one Gossypium arboreum isolate Shixiya-1 chromosome 11, ASM2569848v2, whole genome shotgun sequence genomic window:
- the LOC108472107 gene encoding uncharacterized protein LOC108472107 — protein sequence MVLRTTEDKEIVVIGECRNYLSNVISALRAEKLVQKGCEAFLAYISDTEAKDPTVGKLRTVREFPDVLPEELPRLPPNREVEYGIEMLPGTAPMSITPYRMASKELVELKAQIQELLDQGFIRPSALRVLGDAIRANERTCRFHRSHESSLSTLLGSMNKQQESFEKLKKVLTKAPVLIQPVSGKEFTVYSDASHDYDCMIKYHTGKANVVADALSRMVKSDLRAMLARLSFLDDGSLLAELQIKSMSVEQIRSKQLMDETLGARFRQVESEETSDFGMNSEGVLCFHGRMCIPKDDNLRQSILWEAHSDLYTMYPSRNKMYQNLCELYWWPRLKCEVMEFVSKCLVCQKVKAEHQLPLGLFQPVSPRKKVLRFGWKGKLSASFFGPYRVVRRIGPVAYQLELLPELSQIHDVFHVTMLRRYHLDPSHVVAIEEIEVRLDLTFKEEPIQIIG from the exons atggtgttaagaacgacAGAGGATAAGGAAATAGTAGTGATTGGTGAATGTCGAAATTATCTGTCAAACGTGATTTCCGcattaagggctgagaagttAGTACAAAAGGGATGCGAAGCCTTTTTGGCTTACATTAGTGACACGGAAGCTAAGGACCCTACTGTTGGAAAGTTGAGAACAGTTAGAGAATTTCCAGATGTCCTTCCTGAGGAGCTGCCTAGGTTGCCACCTAATAGAGAAGTAGAATATGGAATTGAGATGTTACCTGGGACGGCACCAATGTCAATCACTCCTTATCGGATGGCATCAAAAGAGTTGGTGGAACTTAAGGCACAAATTCAGGAATTGTTGGATCAAGGATTCAtccgaccaagt gcactacgagttcttggtgatgccattcgggctaaCGAACGCACTTGCCGCTTTCATAGATCTCATGAATCGAGTCTTTCAAccctacttggatcg ATGAACaagcagcaagagagttttgaaaAACTCAAGAAAGTTTTAACGAAGgcccctgtgttgattcagccagttTCTGGAAAGGAGTTtacggtttatagtgatgcgtcgcat gattatgattgcaTGATAAAATACCACACTGGCAAAGCGAATGTGGTAGCTGACGCGTTGAGTCGTATGGTTAAGTCAGACCTGAGAGCTATGCTTGCTCGTTTAAGCTTtttggatgatggtagcttgttagcggAGCTTCAAATAAAGTCGATGTCAGTCGAACAGATAAGGAGTAAGCAATTAATGGATGAAACCTTAGGTGCTCGTTTTAGACAGGTGGAGAGTGAGGAGACATCGGACTTTGGGATGAATAGTGAAGGAGTATTGTGTTTCCATGGGAGAATGTGTATACCCAAGGACGATAATCTAAGGCAGTCCATTCTGTGGGAAGCACATAGTGATCTCTATACTATGTATCCTAGCAGAAACAAGATGTATCAGAATTTGtgtgagctttattggtggcctagaCTTAAGTGTGAGGTTATGGAGTTTGTAAGTAAGTGTTTGGTCTGTCAAaaggtgaaggcggaacatcagttgcctttggGATTGTTTCAGCCA GTCTCTCCGAGGAAGAAAGTGTTAAGGTTTGGATGGAAGGGGAAGCTAAGTGCAAGTTTCTTTGGGCCATATCGGGTTGTAAGGCGGATTGGGCCAGTCGCTTATCAGCTAGAATTACTTCCTGAACTGAGCCAGAtccacgatgtgttccatgttaCTATGCTGAGACGGTATCACTTGGATCCTTCCCATGTCGTGGCGATTGAAGAAATCGAGGTCAGACTTGACCTAACTTTCAAGGAAGAGCCCATACAGATAATTGGTTGA
- the LOC108472106 gene encoding aldehyde oxidase GLOX — MRAINMIKFLLFSLSFSHVFSIVASQALPSYSGRNGEWQLLHESVGISAMHMQLLHNNKVIIFDRTDFGPSNLLLPNGICRVDSSDTMLQTDCTAHSILYDIVTNGFRPLMIQTDTWCSSGAVLPNGTLVQTGGYNDGDRNIRSFTPCNDDEYCNWIEFPQSLIQRRWYASNQVLPGGRIIIVGGRRQFNYEFYPSSWNGVIFLDFLMETNDQGLENNLYPFLHLLPDGNLFIFANTRSILLDYNQNMVLKEFPKIPGDDPRNYPSSGSSVLLPLDENDAIIEPEIMVCGGAPRDSFIQAMQGIFIRATSTCGRLKVSVPNPSWTMEDMPMARVMGDMILLPTGDVLIINGAELGTAGWELGRGPVTRPIIYRPSDDVSNWRFSVMSPSPRPRMYHSSAILLTDGRILVSGSNPHVYYNFTNVEYPTDLSMESFSPPYLSPEYDPIRPRILSADEKMGYGGKLFWLSFQVQAYLTVSVLSVTIVAPSFATHSFSMNQRMVLLKIAGVTDIAPSTYNLVVAGPSTAEIAPPGYYMLFVVHAHVPSYGRWVKIG; from the exons ATGAG aGCCATCAACATGATCAAATTCCTTCTTTTTTCACTCTCATTTTCCCATGTCTTCTCCATTGTTGCATCACAAGCTCTTCCCTCGTACTCGGGTCGCAATGGCGAATGGCAGCTCTTACATGAAAGTGTGGGTATATCCGCCATGCATATGCAACTCCTACATAATAACAAGGTCATCATCTTTGACCGAACCGATTTCGGCCCTTCCAATCTTTTACTCCCCAACGGTATTTGCCGAGTCGATAGCTCCGATACCATGCTTCAAACTGATTGCACGGCTCACTCAATCCTCTATGATATTGTCACCAATGGATTTCGTCCCTTGATGATTCAAACCGATACTTGGTGCTCATCTGGTGCGGTTCTCCCCAACGGAACTCTCGTTCAAACCGGTGGATACAATGACGGGGATCGAAATATTCGAAGCTTCACGCCTTGTAACGACGACGAATACTGCAATTGGATCGAGTTCCCACAGTCTTTAATACAACGAAGATGGTATGCTTCGAATCAAGTTTTACCCGGTGGTCGAATTATAATTGTTGGTGGGAGACGACAGTTCAATTATGAATTTTACCCTTCGAGTTGGAATGGTGTTATTTTTCTGGATTTCTTGATGGAGACTAACGATCAAGGCTTGGAGAATAATTTGTATCCATTTTTGCATCTTTTACCAGATGGTAACCTGTTTATTTTCGCTAATACGAGATCGATATTGTTGGATTATAATCAAAACATGGTTTTAAAAGAGTTTCCTAAGATCCCTGGCGACGATCCTAGGAATTATCCGAGCTCTGGGTCATCTGTTTTGCTTCCTTTAGATGAAAATGACGCCATTATTGAACCTGAAATCATGGTGTGCGGTGGTGCACCAAGAGACTCATTTATTCAAGCCATGCAAGGGATCTTCATACGTGCAACATCAACATGTGGGAGGCTCAAGGTTTCGGTTCCAAACCCTAGTTGGACCATGGAAGACATGCCGATGGCTAGAGTCATGGGCGACATGATACTTTTGCCGACCGGGGACGTGCTTATAATCAATGGCGCAGAATTGGGTACTGCTGGATGGGAACTAGGTCGTGGTCCGGTCACTAGGCCAATAATTTACCGCCCGTCAGATGATGTGTCGAATTGGCGTTTCTCAGTAATGTCACCATCTCCAAGGCCAAGAATgtaccattcatcagccatattATTAACCGATGGACGGATTCTCGTAAGCGGCAGCAATCCTCACGTATATTACAACTTCACAAACGTCGAATACCCTACAGATTTAAGCATGGAATCCTTTTCCCCGCCATATTTGTCCCCGGAATATGATCCAATAAGGCCTCGGATTTTATCAGCAGATGAGAAAATGGGTTATGGGGGAAAGCTCTTTTGGCTAAGTTTTCAAGTACAAGCTTATTTAACAGTTAGTGTTTTGTCGGTGACTATTGTTGCACCGTCCTTCGCAACCCATTCTTTCTCGATGAATCAAAGGATGGTGTTGTTAAAGATAGCCGGTGTTACTGATATTGCACCTTCTACGTATAATTTAGTCGTCGCTGGACCATCGACGGCTGAGATTGCTCCACCGGGATACTATATGTTGTTTGTGGTGCATGCTCATGTACCAAGTTATGGGAGGTGGGTGAAGATAGGTTGA